One Punica granatum isolate Tunisia-2019 chromosome 3, ASM765513v2, whole genome shotgun sequence genomic window carries:
- the LOC116201978 gene encoding GTP-binding nuclear protein Ran1B produces the protein MALAGQQTVDYPSFKLVIVGDGGTGKTTFVKRHLTGEFEKKYEPTIGVEVHPLDFSTNCGKIRFYCWDTAGQEKFGGLRDGYYIHGQCAIIMFDVTARLTYKNVPTWHRDLCRVCENIPIVLCGNKVDVKNRQVKAKQVTFHRKKNLQYYEISAKSNYNFEKPFLYLARKLAGDPNLHFVEAIALVPPEVHIDLVAQQQHEAELAAAASQPLPDDDDDAFE, from the exons ATG GCGCTGGCGGGCCAGCAGACTGTCGATTACCCGAGCTTCAAGCTCGTCATCGTCGGTGATGGAGGCACTG GTAAAACCACTTTTGTGAAGAGGCATCTCACTGGCGAGTTTGAGAAGAAATATGAGC CTACTATCGGTGTGGAGGTTCACCCACTGGACTTCTCCACAAACTGCGGGAAGATCAGGTTCTACTGCTGGGATACTGCTGGACAGGAGAAGTTCGGTGGTCTCAGAGATGGTTACTA CATCCATGGGCAGTGCGCAAtcatcatgtttgatgttACTGCTAGGTTGACCTACAAGAATGTCCCTACATGGCATCGTGATCTCTGCAG GGTGTGTGAGAACATACCGATTGTCCTTTGTGGGAACAAGGTCGATGTGAAGAACAGGCAGGTTAAGGCCAAGCAGGTGACATTCCACAGGAAGAAGAACCTGCAGTACTATGAAATTTCTGCCAAGAGCAACTACAACTTTGAGAAGCCTTTCCTGTATCTTGCTAGGAAACTTGCAGG GGACCCTAACCTTCACTTTGTGGAGGCTATTGCTCTTGTTCCTCCTGAAGTACATATTGACTTGGTTGCTCAGCAACA GCATGAGGCAGAGCTTGCTGCTGCCGCTAGTCAGCCTCTTCCTGATGACGACGATGATGCATTCGAGTAA